A stretch of DNA from Brevibacillus ruminantium:
GAGCACTGTGCAATGCCATACTCAGCCGGTTGCAGGAAGCAGCTCCGGCACTTTTCGCTGCGATTCAGGTGGTCTTGGTGGAAGCAAGCCCCTACCATCGCCAGCTGCAGCAGGATGCTCTGGCGAAGTGGCAGCGTCCCGTCCGCGTCTATGAAAGTCTGAAGGCGGCGGCTGTAGCGGAAACCATCGAGGGGGTCATCCTCTCCAATGAGTGGTTTGACGCTTTTCCTGTTCATCTCGCTGAGAAAACGGGCGAGGGGTGGCAGGAGGTGTATGTGACCAGACAAGGAGAGGGGCTGCAAGAGTGTTTGCGGGAGCCCGCCCCGGCACTCGCCAGTTTTTTGGCCGAGGTCGATGAGAGACTGCCAAAAGGAATGCGCGTAGAGGTTAATCTGGAGGTGGGACGGACATTTGCCCAGCTCGCCGAACTGTTGAAGTGCGGGTACATCATTACCATCGACTACGGAGATCTTCAGGAAGATTTGTACCATCCGAGCAGAAAAAGAGGCACGCTGATGTGTTACTACCGTCATCAGGTGGATGACAATCCGTACGTTCGTGTCGGGGAGCAAGACATAACCGCCCATGTTAATTTTTCAGCGTTGATCCAGGCAGGGGAGCAGTCCGGTTTTCAGACGATCGGCTTCATGCGGCAGGATCAGTTTCTGATCAAAAGCGGATTGCTTGAAAAAGCGGTCAATCACCAAGACAGAGACCCTTTTACGAGCGAAGCAATGAAGCGGAACCGGGCTATTCAACAATTGATTTTGCCAGGGGGACTGGGAGGATTGTTTCGGGTGCTGGTTCAGTCAAAAGGGGACATGCCTCAAGCGGGTTTTCGCTTTCAGAGAAGCGGACGAAGCTGGTAGTAAAAAAGGGCATCGCCAGAGAACCTGGCATGCCCTTTATATGTATGTGTCAGAGACGAAAAAAGATGCTCAGCAGGTGAGCATCTTTTTTCTTACAGCAATGTTTGGAGCACCAGAGAGTGCTCTTGTGGCCCAACTGGCATCACGAAGAACGTGTAGTAAGTGAAGCCCACAAAAGATACGAACATGAAACCAAAGAAAATGTTCAAATATGCCCGCTCGGTCAGATTCATGTAGCTGAGCGCCACGAAAAATGCGGTCAGGCCGAAGAACAACAGAGCCATCGGGTACAATCCACCCCAGAACGCCATCAGAGCGATAGCAATCGTCCAGAAGCCCAGTACGCGATACATACGATCCATCTGTAATCCCTCCTTTTGCTGCAAGTCGGCAATATTTACAAGATTCCTTCCCCATTATATAGGACAGGGAGAGACGTGTAAACGGGAAGGTATGACGGTTTTTTGACCGTATCAAAATGCATGCATGAAAAGCCGCAAATTCGGCGTTAGCTTTCTGGGGAAAGCTGGCTGCAGGCATCGGGCAGATGAATCACCGTGTAATTGCAGGAGCGGCATCCGCTCAACATCGACTCATCTTCTCGTAACTCAATGTTCCCAAAGTAGGTCTCAAATATTCCGGTCAACAAAGCGTTGTGCATCTTGCAAACGGAGTTGGGAAATCGCTTCGCGCTTTCTGAGAAGGTACAGTTATAGACCCGGAATCGCAGTTGGCCATCGGGCAGCGCTTCGATGTCCGGTTTTAAGCCCTGCGCGATTACCAAGCGGTTAATATGGTCCAGTTTTTCCGACAGGGAAGCCGTTTCCTTGAGAAGAGGGTATTCTTTGATCGCGCGCTTCGCCATTTCCTTTCCCATGCGATGCCCCATGTTGATCAGGGCCGCTTCTCCTGCTTCCCCAAGGGAAAGCAGACTCTCGATCGCGATGTCAGCGAGCAAGCGATAGTCGCGCGGAGGAAACTGAAGGCTGACGACATGATCAGACAGCGTATAGAGACGGCTTGGACGTCCGCCTTTCCCGCTCTTGTCGGAGGAGGAACTTAGAAGGCGAACATCTTCCAGCTTCGTTAGATGAAGGCGGGCAACGTTTGGATGGATAGAAAAGTGTTCCGCGATTTCTTGAACCGTTACAGGTTCGATACGGTTCGATACATACTGGTAGATGGAAAAACGAGTTGAATCCGCCAAGGCGCTGGTTAGTTTTTGAGCGTCGCATTCCATATGGTTCCCTCCCTTCCTGCGGCAAATTATTTTAAGTGTATCCGATTTTTCGCTGAATGTTAAGGCGGGAGTGTGCTGATCGATTAGATCCGCTGTCGATTACCGGTAGATCTAATCGTATTTTTTAGATTTAATACTATTGACATAGTGTAAATACCGCATTTATAATCCTAAGTAAGAAAGGTTTTTTTATTAGCTTACTTTTAGAAAGCAAAAAGATGATATAGAGTGAGATGGAGGGTTAAACGATGGCGGTAGCAGAGCGTACCCGTACCCAAAAATTAACGTTTTTCACCTACCCGAGTTGCACCTCCTGTCGCAAAGCAAAAGCTTGGCTGGCAGAGAATGGGGTTAACTACGAAGAGCGGCATTTGTTCAAAAATCCGCCTACTTCTGAAGAACTGCTTGAAATTATCAAAATGACAACAAATGGGTTGGATGAAATATTGTCCACACGCAGCCAGCGCTTTAAAAACCTGGATGTAAACATTGACGATATGTCGGTAAGCGAGCTGTTGGAGATGTTAAGTGAAGAACCACAGCTATTAAAACGGCCAATCCTGACAGACGGTGAAAACCTGATCGTCGGTTTTAACCAATCGGCTATGAAAAATCTGCTTGCCTGATAAAGAGAGGGGTTTATCCCTTCTCTTTTTTCTTTTTTCAAACATGTTTACAATGAGAGCAAGATCACAGGGAAGGGATGGGACAAAATGGAGACCATTCGCTTGGAGAAAAAAGAAGGAATCGCCACGATTACACTGGCGCGCCCCGAGGTCCACAATGCGATCAGTCTGGAAATGACGGAGGAGATCCAGGCTGCTGTCGCGGACTGTGCAGCCGATTCACAGGTAAAAGTAATCATCTTTACGGGGGAGGGAGAAAGCTTCGTCTCTGGCGGAGATCTCAAACAATTTATCGCCGCGCGTGGAAGGGAGCAAGCTTTGCCGATCCTCAGCAAGGTCGCCGGAATGCTGAAGACAATCGAAGAATCTCCGAAACCGACCATCGCCATGATCAATGGCCACGCGATTGGGGGAGGAAGTGAATTTGCCATCTCCTGTCATTTTCGCTATGCCAGCCAGTCCGCTATGCTTGGCTTTGTGCAAATTGGTTTACATATTACGTCTGGCTGGGGAGGGGGTACGCGTTTGTTGGACAAGCTGCCTGAGTCTCGTGCGCTTGCTCTTTTGTTAACGGGAGAAAAGCTGACCGCCCGAGAGGCAGAGCGATATGGTTTGGTCGATCATGTGTGCCATCCCGATCGTTTGCGCGAGGAGACGGAGCAATTTGCCAGGATGATCGCCGCCCAGCCTCTTGCCGGGATTGAAGCCTATATGAGATTGCTTGCCTGGAAGCGCGCCGGAATCCCGCAGTCTGAAAGAGTGGAGCGCGAAGTCAGCCAGTGTGCCGATTTGTGGGGAAATGATGAGCATGTGCGTCTGGTAGAAAAATTTTTACGAAAATAAAAGACTTGCTGCCACACCGAAGTCTCTCCTGTTTAAAGAATTCTATGCTTGGACATACTTTTTCTAGGACGATAGGATTCATAAGCTGATTCCTATGGACATAGTCGGTTGGTGAGAACGAACCGGCAACGGCACGTCCTGTGCTTCACAACTAGCCCTCCGCCCATTTGGTTGGCGGAGTTAAGTTTTCTGATAGAAAACGATTCTACAAGAGTAGGAAAAAGCATAGGATGGAGTACATCATCCTTTTAAAGGTAACGGGAGGGACTTCATACATGGTAGCTTCCAGACAGGACGCATGGACTGAAGATGACGATCTGGTGTTGGCGGAAGTCACCCTACGCCATATTCGCGAGGGCGGCACTCAGCTAGCTGCTTTTGAAGAAGTAGGTCAACGCTTGGGGCGAACCGCCGCGGCTTGCGGGTTTCGCTGGAACAGTTGTGTCCGCAAAAGGTATGACGCGGCGATCGCTATCGCCAAAAACCAGCGGCAACAGTTAAAAAAGATGGGACGGCTTGCTTCTGTGCAAACGCAGAGCAACGGAGAAGCGCATCTGTTCAGGAGACCTCAGCAGCCCGTATCTATTTCTTTGCCTGAATCTTCGCCAAGCACGTACAGCCATCCGGAGGAAGAGCAGATCGAATCCGTGATTCGCATGTTGATCAATCAAAAAGGGCT
This window harbors:
- a CDS encoding class I SAM-dependent methyltransferase, whose product is MTILPRIYKEIEQRPEGAIPFVRFMEMALYDQQGGYYTSARQKIGKDGDFYTSATVHPVFAETLADVVIEMWEAGKWSAPTLVEIGGGTGALCNAILSRLQEAAPALFAAIQVVLVEASPYHRQLQQDALAKWQRPVRVYESLKAAAVAETIEGVILSNEWFDAFPVHLAEKTGEGWQEVYVTRQGEGLQECLREPAPALASFLAEVDERLPKGMRVEVNLEVGRTFAQLAELLKCGYIITIDYGDLQEDLYHPSRKRGTLMCYYRHQVDDNPYVRVGEQDITAHVNFSALIQAGEQSGFQTIGFMRQDQFLIKSGLLEKAVNHQDRDPFTSEAMKRNRAIQQLILPGGLGGLFRVLVQSKGDMPQAGFRFQRSGRSW
- a CDS encoding DUF2626 domain-containing protein; the encoded protein is MDRMYRVLGFWTIAIALMAFWGGLYPMALLFFGLTAFFVALSYMNLTERAYLNIFFGFMFVSFVGFTYYTFFVMPVGPQEHSLVLQTLL
- a CDS encoding helix-turn-helix transcriptional regulator, with product MECDAQKLTSALADSTRFSIYQYVSNRIEPVTVQEIAEHFSIHPNVARLHLTKLEDVRLLSSSSDKSGKGGRPSRLYTLSDHVVSLQFPPRDYRLLADIAIESLLSLGEAGEAALINMGHRMGKEMAKRAIKEYPLLKETASLSEKLDHINRLVIAQGLKPDIEALPDGQLRFRVYNCTFSESAKRFPNSVCKMHNALLTGIFETYFGNIELREDESMLSGCRSCNYTVIHLPDACSQLSPES
- a CDS encoding Spx/MgsR family RNA polymerase-binding regulatory protein, with the translated sequence MAVAERTRTQKLTFFTYPSCTSCRKAKAWLAENGVNYEERHLFKNPPTSEELLEIIKMTTNGLDEILSTRSQRFKNLDVNIDDMSVSELLEMLSEEPQLLKRPILTDGENLIVGFNQSAMKNLLA
- a CDS encoding enoyl-CoA hydratase/isomerase family protein — translated: METIRLEKKEGIATITLARPEVHNAISLEMTEEIQAAVADCAADSQVKVIIFTGEGESFVSGGDLKQFIAARGREQALPILSKVAGMLKTIEESPKPTIAMINGHAIGGGSEFAISCHFRYASQSAMLGFVQIGLHITSGWGGGTRLLDKLPESRALALLLTGEKLTAREAERYGLVDHVCHPDRLREETEQFARMIAAQPLAGIEAYMRLLAWKRAGIPQSERVEREVSQCADLWGNDEHVRLVEKFLRK
- a CDS encoding RsfA family transcriptional regulator → MVASRQDAWTEDDDLVLAEVTLRHIREGGTQLAAFEEVGQRLGRTAAACGFRWNSCVRKRYDAAIAIAKNQRQQLKKMGRLASVQTQSNGEAHLFRRPQQPVSISLPESSPSTYSHPEEEQIESVIRMLINQKGLVQRVKQLEQELEGKTLELKEWKDAYDRTQKELEQIQGVNEDYKALVQIMERARKLAFLNEEEPARAIFKMDENGNLERVEK